A region of Anolis sagrei isolate rAnoSag1 chromosome 2, rAnoSag1.mat, whole genome shotgun sequence DNA encodes the following proteins:
- the PGLYRP2 gene encoding N-acetylmuramoyl-L-alanine amidase: MFLIRLGFVTVLLCSPVMSTGSLTFHMSSVIGILKDLEFHLNGTLDLAVKELFREVEYCNGKLWQQFPCPVTSVPSDISYLNEPQRTFLRNLVNHTVDATLVEHGVVLTPDGTTISLSPLLAGIAVGSKRRKDTVLLATPLVTDSSNNSHPEPQLTLDPLFATTIAMDLGMAFLLFETNQSEVALGPNGCWDNISAPHTFTLMGPPSNITDAFINGAMDGLILGTFVAEKSEPMTSLSALLGDYYGRKGLKWKNRVTKSNFRRNNFAALVSEEKLRDQVRRSMQLLRQLHKDSPLFEGIPSEETGFLANQAVEEFMALYVECPPIIPRCMWGARPYRGTPAQLTLPLNFVYVHHTSSPSKPCQTFSACAADMRSMQRFHQDVRGWDDIGYSFIVGSDGYLYQGRGWHWVGAHTLGYNSKGFGVSFIGDYMKALPATFAMELLKNNFLQCAVRGSRLHANYTIYGHRQMVLNTSCPGDRLFQEIETWKRFKVRCFMDKDTHRCV; encoded by the exons ATGTTCCTGATACGGCTGGGATTTGTGACTGTGCTTCTTTGTAGTCCTGTGATGAGTACAG GTAGTTTGACATTCCACATGAGTTCAGTGATTGGGATTCTAAAAGATTTGGAATTCCATCTGAATGGGACTCTGGACCTGGCTGTAAAGGAGCTTTTTCGGGAAGTAGAATACTGCAATGGCAAGTTGTGGCAGCAGTTCCCTTGCCCCGTGACTTCAGTGCCATCAGATATATCATACCTGAACGAGCCGCAAAGGACTTTCCTCAGAAACCTGGTAAATCACACAGTTGATGCCACCTTGGTAGAACATGGGGTGGTCTTAACTCCTGACGGGACCACAATTTCCCTCAGTCCTCTCCTTGCTGGAATAGCAGTTGGatccaagagaaggaaggacacagTTCTTCTTGCCACACCTTTGGTCACTGACTCATCAAATAACTCTCATCCAGAGCCACAATTAACTCTAGACCCTCTCTTTGCCACCACAATAGCTATGGACCTTGGCATGGCTTTCCTGCTCTTTGAGACCAACCAGAGTGAAGTGGCCCTGGGGCCAAATGGATGCTGGGATAACATCTCTGCACCCCATACATTCACCTTGATGGGACCTCCCTCCAATATTACTGATGCTTTCATCAATGGTGCCATGGACGGCCTCATTCTGGGAACCTTTGTTGCAGAGAAATCTGAGCCAATGACCAGTCTCAGTGCCCTCCTGGGTGACTACTATGGAAGAAAAGGCCTGAAGTGGAAAAATCGTGTGACTAAGAGCAACTTCCGACGAAATAACTTTGCAGCCCTGGTGAGCGAGGAAAAACTAAGGGACCAAGTACGGCGTTCCATGCAACTACTTAGGCAGCTGCATAAAGACAGTCCCCTTTTCGAAGGTATCCCAAGTGAGGAAACAGGATTTCTTGCAAATCAAGCGGTAGAAGAATTCATGGCATTATATGTAG AGTGTCCTCCAATCATCCCAAGATGCATGTGGGGGGCCCGGCCCTATAGAGGAACACCAGCACAGCTTACTCTGCCCTTGAACTTTGTATATGTCCACCATACTAGCAGTCCTTCAAAGCCATGCCAAACCTTCTCAGCATGTGCAGCTGACATGCGCTCCATGCAGAGATTCCACCAGGATGTCCGTGGCTGGGATGATATTGGCTACAG CTTTATTGTTGGAAGTGATGGGTACCTGTACCAAGGCAGAGGCTGGCACTGGGTAGGGGCTCACACCCTGGGCTACAACAGTAAAGGTTTTGGTGTCAGCTTCATTGGGGACTACATGAAGGCCCTTCCAGCCACCTTTGCCATGGAGCTTTTGAAGAACAACTTCTTGCAGTGTGCAGTGAGAGGCTCAAGGCTGCATGCCAATTATACCATCTATGGACACCGTCAGATGGTATTAAACACCAGCTGCCCAGGAGACAGACTCTTCCAAGAAATAGAAACATGGAAAAGATTCAAGGTCAGATGCTTCATGGACAAGGACACTCACCGCTGTGTTTAA